From the genome of Equus asinus isolate D_3611 breed Donkey chromosome 24, EquAss-T2T_v2, whole genome shotgun sequence:
TCTTTGCcgccatttatttattcattcaatcatctATTTCCACCTGTGTGGATTCATGAATATTTTTAACTTTGGGCTATAACCCAACACTACTTATTATTTTGTTGCTGAACTGTTCTATTGACATGCCCCTCATCATTAcggtttttaatcttttttttttttttgcccatcgTCGCTTTCTGGAACTACAAGATGCTCCAACTCCTCTAGTGTATTTTCTCTGCCAGCCTTAGATacagccatttttccaaggagACCTGGTTCCATTTTTTTGGAGCATggcattagaaaccaagatctgggccaTACTGGGTGAAAGctaatcattttaaaaatcatttctcctccccctctcccacctgAAAGCGATTGCCACTAGATTGAAGGACATTCATATCATTTATTTCAAACTTTGTTCTAAGAAGgaaattacagttttatttctgaaGTATTTGATGATTTTTAACAGTCTTATTCTACTTTACATTTAAAGACtatgattttaatttccttgtttttgctttttgaacattaatttttgtctttttttttcttaaaggaactgaatgtttaggaaaataaattcctaagGAAAGAAAGGGTGGGTTACTGCTCTCCAAGCTTAGTTAGGTGCAACCTGGCAATTCAACCAGAAATAGCAGGGTGTATCTAACTCTAGGAGGAGCTTAATATATACTGTCCTTATTCAACCTTTGTTTAAAAAGAACTGTGTGATGACCACAGACATGTGAGGGATTGGTTGTAGAAGGATAAAGAGGTCGcaacaaaggaagaagagaaagacacacaAATACCATTATCAAACCAAATAACCATCTTGTATTTTTACGATGTATGTGTGAGGGAAGCTGGCTTTTAATACCAGGAGTGGCTCCATCATAGATGCAGCATCAAGCATGCATTCTAGCCAACATCAGGACTTTAAACGGTTTTAAAAACCACAAGTATGTCCTACAGAAGCCTAAGCTTACCAAATTCTCATGCTACTAGAGTTAAGAAAGTCTCCAAaattacacaaagaaaaaatttagttaataaataaatgcatgtcCCCTGGTGATCTGAAAAGGTGAGATTACACTGAATGCTAATCAAAAGGGTGATTTCTTTGCACCCAGCACATGCACCCACACAAAGTACAATATATTAGATCCTAAAATTACTCTCGCTTTCACCTCCTCTTCCAATTACTGGCTTCCAATACTTACTCCCAAAGTAAACACTCTGAATAACACTACAGAGCCCCAAACAGATAATATATATAACTACTGATGACTGAGTCTCAACACTTGGACTACTCACACAAACCCAGAGCCACTCAGGGCCACTGGAGCCCGGTAGTCCAGAGTCATGAGTCTCTACCAATACTGGAAAACAGTTCTAACTCCTGGCTCACTTAACACTGCTAAGTTAATACCCAGATAACAATTTTTGGCACCCCTTTAGCTAGATTCTTTTGGAGCTCATTGAGCCAATCAGAGATGGGCTGGCAGAAAGCTGGACGTTTTAACTTATTGTTCTCCAACTAGGAAGTTGCTGAAGGCTAGTCTTCTCCAAATACTGCCTTGTCTTTTCTCATGGACGTGGGCTGGGATTCAGAGGACACGGTCTTTTGCCAGTGCACACACCGAAGACAACAGacacaaatcaatagaaaaaaataacttctttttatttacaaaaaccaaaaaaatccaaatattgGATGCTGTAAACAAAATTCACAATCTGTTCCCTCTAGCACTGATTCAAACACGTCAGTTTTTAAGAGTCCATTCTCCATCAACTCCTTTTCTGCCTGTGACACAGTCTAAAGTCAAAATATTCCAGAAGAGTGACCCAAGGTATAGCTTGCCGCAACAGGACGTCTCAGAGCAGGCAGTGGTTGGagagagggtggagggagagacagCCAGCGGGCAGGGCCTCCTCCATTCCGCAAGGCTTTGCAGCAAGTCTTGCCAAGTTACCTTGACATCTTCCAACTTTGTACTTTTACCATGTGCTTTGTTAGCAAGCCATTATTACAACAAAATAATACATAGAGATTCTTTCTCAGCACTGAAAAAGCTATGCTATAAGAAATCTTAAAGAAAGATTATACTCAGGTGCTATATACgaaattaccttttttttggctttttggtTTCATCTAACACACTTTGtcttcaaacaacaaaaaaagcttaTTTTGGAACTGCTGACGGCTTTCAACATAATacatttcatttacaaaatggtTCATAATATTTATTTGACAAGCATTGCATTGAAAACAATTTTATGCACAGTAAAGCTACCGATGACAAGCAAACAGAAAGGGGTGGCAAAAACAGCAGGTTTACTTTCTTTGCACTTCCTCCTTGGCTTGGCTTACAGATTTCTTCCATTCTTGCATTTTGGGAGCCACGTTAAAATAGTCCACCCAGTTCCAAAGTGAGCAGATACTAGATCCCATTTCTGGAAAGGAAAAGTCCATCTTGATGTAGGACTTTTTGAGGCAACTAGATTTACTGACAATGAAGTAAACTGCTTAAAAGGGCACCGTCACAGGTTAAGTGTTCTCTGACATGCCAGACCGGACAGGAGAGAAGGGCATCGGAAGGTAAAACTTCTTCCTGTTTGAAGGTAACAGCACACTAGGCCAGGTAAACACACAGCAAACGAATCACAGGCACTCATCAGGAGTTGAGAGCTATTCTTGTCTCTGACCTATACACACGGCTCTCTCTCGTCAGACATTCAAAGTTTTAGGCCACACATCCACAAAGAGAGACATATATTCCACTGTTTGTTCAACTACATAGGCACAAGACTATAGTacatacaaaagagaaataaattatataggtCTTAAAGTAAATGCTGAAGGTTGTCTTGAGTACAGCCTGTTCTATCTGAATGCCAGGTGCTGGCACTTCCAACTATGCTACCAACCCTGGAGTAAGCAAGAAAAGAACATCAATAgtctagaaaataaatgaaaaggatatTGTCAAATAAGGCTCCTCCAAACAAAAATCTGTGTCATAAATTAACAGCAGGTAGTTGCTATGGCAGAGCCAGAGATCTCTGGATTCTTTATAAAATAGTGGACGACTCATTTGTAAAAAGTTATCATGAGAAGGAAGAAGGCAGATCACCAGCTGCTCCTACATTCCCAAGCATTTCAttagttttcttttagaaaacttCGAGAAAGTTAAGTAGGCAGAGCTCTGGTTTCTGACAGCTAAGTATCAGGCTTAATCTGCAAATGGAATAATATTTCCTGGGAATTCACAACTAATATTTCAAACCCAGGGCTGGAGTGAGGGAGACTGAGCCAACATGGGAGAAGAAAGAGTTCCCTAGGAAACAGTGAGTGGCAGTACAGTAGCTGTTACAGCTTGGACAGAATTCACAGGGAAGCTGCTACAGCAAACCCATCAAGTTCCTGTTAAGGtttcaaaaaaaaatgtgcaaaaggtAGTTCAGATGGATTAATCTAGCACTGAGCATCCGAGTGATGCTCagataagaaacaaacaaattacACTGCCAATAGGATGATGCTATTTTCTTCCCCAATCCCTCTCACTGATGACAAAAATCTGGCTGGTTCTTCAGAGGAATTATCATAGTAAGCAGTCATCCACTAGAGTCGGGAGGCATTATGTGGCTGTTTCACAATACAAAGGGAAGGTTTTTAagtgttagttttgtttttaacaaacgCATTTTCAGAGGCCAGTGTCCAAAGGAATTAAGGGCTGGGACAAGGGATGGTTTTAGGATTAATTAGCTGTCATTGAACTGAAATAGTAATGCTAGTTCATTTCACAAAGGTATAACTAGTCTCtcgggaaagagaaaataaagttggATTTGATTCAATGCAAAGTGACTGAATTTAAAGTACAGtactaaatatttaaatgcagTGTGACAACCAGATCAAAGATATTTCATATTGGcatgaatttataaaattttatatataatatatatctcatatataaattttaagcAATTGTGCAAATACTCTTTAAAAAGGGTCCTTTCACATTTACTAAATTCTAGTGGTCCTGGAATGCAGAATgcattcaataaaaaattcatttaatattaataagTAGTGTTTAGATCATCAGAAATTCTTTTTTAGCAGTCAGGGATTTAAATAGACTATCATTGATCCATGAGCCACTGGATTACACGCCATGGAGGCATGTAAGTATTACAAAAAATTAAAGGGTTCAAATTGTCAAAATGGCAGTTTCACATAAAAAAAGAGTGCTCTGCCAAACAAATATTCTCCCATTTGTGGAATTCTATGGctcacaaaaagaaggaaaaaaaaaaaacactcactAAAAATGTATAATCTCTGTTCTTCCTATCAAATATattacttgtttttctccttcatttgctttaaattttttagaTGTGGGTTTTAATTCACCACTGCGATATGCCCACGTCTCCTGTCAAcctgtcaaaaacataaaagcacacactatttaaacatttcctatttgCTACATTATTCTAGACCATAATCAatgtattgtgtgtatatatacagattgcaaatatgtatatatacacacataatatacacacacatacacatgtacctATGATAAGATCACACCAACAATGTTAACTTTATACAAGTATTTGCCAAGAAAAAATAGGGCATTTCCTCCACCATTCACAAGCttatgtgttgttttattttcttcttgagtccctgataaaataatcattaaaCCACAAAATTTTTCCACTTCAAATTTTCAGAAGGCAACAGGCACTTTGATGTATATTAGTGTGTAACAAATATAGtaactctttatatattctactaTATCTCTTCTACTTGGGTATTTTTATCTGTTACATCTTTGGTCCTTGAGCATACATACTTTCTTTGCTACGGCTGTTTTTGCTTGCACTTTCACATTTGAAAAATGCGAGCTATGAACGCAGCTGGAAATAATGGATTGTGCCATCATAAGTTCTGCTGTTTGTTATGAGAACAGCACCAACCTACTACTGTTCATTAGGAGCAAGCCATTTCTGTCAGCACAACAGAAGAGTTCACAGAAAGCACTTGCTGCGAGCCTCAAATAGCAAGCCCCCTGCTGGAGTTCCCCTTCTTTCTGTGTTATTGTTACTATCTGAACTCCTGAATCGGTAATTAAGCTGGGGTGAGACCTTTCTGTTTTTCGCTCCGTATTTTCCCTTTTGTGAATTCTATCTCATAAGAAAGTCtccactaattttttttcctatggcaAAGCTATGGGAGCAGGTACTGCAAACCCATGTTGTCATCGAACATTTTTTCCCTTGTTATTTTAGGATAACATGGCTGCTTTTAGTAACAGGTCTCTTTTGTTTTAGGACAAAATCCAATTTGGTAGGAGGATCAGGTGGGAGAGCTGTAGGTGGGAAACGATCATTTCCAGATCATGCTCCCATACCTATGAAAAGATCCACAAGCTTTGCCAAGCTTAAAACCAGGAGCAGATCATCACTGCACAAAAAACATCCCTAATCAGGGCTGGGTcactcagcctttttttttttcttttttgttttcctcctatcTTGTCTGAAATGGCTTCCCCACAGGACACTTTTAAATGATTCTTAATTGCAGGGTAGCCAAGTGGAGTATGTCTGCTGCTGGCATGTGAATACAGGCTGGACCTGTGCAATGTAGTAATTGCTAAAGTTGGCATCTGCTACATAGGGGGCCGGCTGGTAATAGCAAGTGACATTAGCCACGTTAGGGATGACATTTTGGTCAGCCAGAACCCGGATAGCCAGCATGGTGATGAGGTTTAAAGTCTGTCTTCTTTCATGTCCCATCAGGCACACCGTGCTTTCATTCACCACTCCGTGAAGCGTCATCAGATAGTCATACTTGCGGTCTTCCAACCCCACAAAGTGGTTCTGCAAATAGGACTCCAGTTTTCTCTGCTGCTCTCCAATGTCTGAGAAGTCGATGAAAAACCGGGAACACATGTACCTCTGCAGGGTCTTGATCTCATCAGAGGCGGGCCTAAAGCCCCTCACCAAGAGGTTGCAGTACTTAAGCAGGCCTCCCCCTCTGATTTCTTCTGGGTTCCTGGTGGCAATGATCTTGTTACAAAGGTGATCAAAAGCTTCGTGGAAATCGCCGTAGACACTTTCTCCAATTATTGTGGGGTGAAATGTTTCAGTCATCGGGTTCTCTGAACATTCGTAAAAGAGGAGCAGAGAGTCTAATTTGATTTGAAAAGAATCTACACTAAATTCAAACTGCCTCCGGAGGGAATCCACAAATTTCAGTTCCACATTTTTGCCACTGTTGTTCGACAGGGATATAAGACTCCATCGGTCAGAGTCATTGCACACTTTAACCATTTTCTGCACATAAGCTTCCtacaatttaaaagataaaacaagaaGATGAGCGaacctagaaaaaaataataaataaataaatacatcctCTTCACAGCTGAGAATTATTTTGATCcgtctctttttttgttttgtcaagTTTCAGCAAAACACTACCTACAGACTTAAACAGTCttctggaaacagaaaaaaaaaatacctttaacGAGTAGTTCTACCGTCTGGGAAAGAGACTAGAAATAATAGTTTGAGGCTTTTGGCAGACGCAGCACAGTACCAAGAGGTTGTCATGTCTGACTTTTGATAGGTTATTTTTTGAAAACGGTCATATAGGTACAATATTCACACAATACTCAAAACACAAGAAGGCATACAGTGGAAAGTTAGTCTGCCTCTCACCCTTGTCCCTAGTCACCCAGTTACTCTCCCCCTGAGGCGACCCAGTGATCAGTATCTTGTACGCCCCACCAGGGGTACTCTGCAGTTGCAATCAAATATGAACTAAGTTAGGGCATTCCGGGAGGCTGAACCTTCAGACcattttaactaattaaataAAACGCTCATTGAAccaaagtggggagggaggggcaccCACCATACCCTTAACACAGGAATCAACCCGGAGAAGCTCCATATATATCCTAAACACACAGAATCAGCGGAATGCAGCTGAGAAGTCTACTCACATCTTCCAATACAATAAAAAGCCCGTTGACTAGGTTCTGCTTAAGGCTGCCGTTTTCCCAAAGACTCGATCATAGAATGACtcagaaaaaattatttgcatcGTTTCATTCCTCAACGTATCAGAATCTACTCTGGGCAAGACGAAAGCAAGGAAAGCCAACAGTTAAATAATAAGGAGAAGGAAGTGAAGGGGGGGGcagaagaggaagctggagaAGAGTTGTGGCGCTGAAGCACCAAGTAAACAGAAATGCTCAACACCGTCCACGCACCTTAGTCGActcatttaaaaacatcaaaaccaaaacaaatgagCGCGCCCACACCCGTCACGGCCGCCCATCTGTGGCATCCATCCGCAGCCCCCCGCCCGGCGCGCACGGCCCGGCACGGGCGCGCGCCcaagcccctctccccacctcggGGGCTTTACCTTGAGCGTGAGTGGCGTGATCTTCTCCTTGTTCACCCCTTCGGGTAAGAAGTCCAACAGACAGTCCAGCACGACGTCCTTCACAGTCTGAAACTCCTCTTCCCCGCGCAGGTCGGCGCAGAAGATGAGGTCCAGGTCCTTGTAGCCCAGGCCGCTGTCCTGGTGCAGGACGTGGCTGGCGGCCGAGCCGTTGAGGCGCACGTCGCGGACGCCGATGCGCTTCTCCGCCAGGCGCCGCCGCACCACCTTCACGATCAGGCTGGGCTGCAGCTCGAGCGTGGGGAAGTTGCCGCGCCCGTGGATCGGGATGGTCTCGCTCAGGATGCCGTCCAGCCGCTGCACTTGCTCCCAGTTCAGCACGTTGCAGTGCGCCGTGGGGCTTTCGCAATAGTCCAGGCAGTGCCCCCCgaagccgccgccgccgccgccgccgaagTCGCCGCCGCCGAAGTCGCCGCCCAGGGGGATGTAGGGGCCGCCGGCCAGCTCGTCCTCGGCCATAGCAAAGTACCCTTCGCCCTCCGCCATGAAGTGCCCGCCGAACACCACTTGGCCCTGGTCAgtcctaaaagaaaaaagggggaaggAGCGCGGTGAGGACGCGCGGCGGCGGACAGGGGCTCACGGAGGGAAGAGCGCGCTCCCTCCCCGGCTCGCCCCCGGACTGGGGGCTCCTCGGAGACTCTCCCTCCCCGGGCCCCCGCGGTCCCCAGCCGCGCGCGCCGCGCCCCGCAGAGCAGCCCCGCACCAAAAGTATCTCTGATGCATCTGGAAAGCGCAAGCGGGAGTCCCGTCTGTGTCACCTGGAGGCGGCCGCCCCTTCTAGGAGCGCAGCGAGCGAGGACCCGCAAGGCGGCAACACTTCCAGGAGCGGCGAGTGCGCTCCCGGCAGCGGCGAGCGACCTAGTCCTGCCCAGACCCCCGCGCCTGCGATGGCCGCTCCCGCCCCTCGCCCCCGCCCGCGCCGCTGCCGCCTCAGCTGCCGTGGCCCCGGAGGTGGCGGCTCCTGctgccgcggccgccgccgctcACGCTCCCGTCTCTGGAGCCTTAGCAGTTGTGCGGGGAAAGGGCTTCAGTACTTTTTTTATACCGGGCCTCTCTGCGCTTCCGGGGCCCCGCCGCGGCGCGCTCGCCACACCCTCCTCATCTGCATAGGGCGCCGCCCCCCGGCCCGCCGCCGAGCCGGCTGTGCTGCGCGCCGCGGGGCGAGCGGGCCCGGGCGAGCGCGGCCGGCCGGGGCTGCGTGTCTGCGTGTGGGTGCCCTCATACGTGTGTTTGATTCGTGCaggcgcccccgcccccgcctccgcctcttttctttttccgcAACTTAAAATGCTGAAGAGTCAGAAGTGGCCCTGGGAACCGGATCACGACTAAAATCACTCAACTGCAGAAACTTCCCCAACATAAAATCCTCGCCGGAGACAGCGCGTCCTCAGAGCTTCCCGCTGGGGCTCGGGAGGTTCTGCACGGCCCCCCCTTAAACCGGGTGTCCGCGCGCCCTTTACTCCATTCACGAGCCCG
Proteins encoded in this window:
- the TENT5A gene encoding terminal nucleotidyltransferase 5A isoform X1 — encoded protein: MHQRYFWTDQGQVVFGGHFMAEGEGYFAMAEDELAGGPYIPLGGDFGGGDFGGGGGGGFGGHCLDYCESPTAHCNVLNWEQVQRLDGILSETIPIHGRGNFPTLELQPSLIVKVVRRRLAEKRIGVRDVRLNGSAASHVLHQDSGLGYKDLDLIFCADLRGEEEFQTVKDVVLDCLLDFLPEGVNKEKITPLTLKEAYVQKMVKVCNDSDRWSLISLSNNSGKNVELKFVDSLRRQFEFSVDSFQIKLDSLLLFYECSENPMTETFHPTIIGESVYGDFHEAFDHLCNKIIATRNPEEIRGGGLLKYCNLLVRGFRPASDEIKTLQRYMCSRFFIDFSDIGEQQRKLESYLQNHFVGLEDRKYDYLMTLHGVVNESTVCLMGHERRQTLNLITMLAIRVLADQNVIPNVANVTCYYQPAPYVADANFSNYYIAQVQPVFTCQQQTYSTWLPCN
- the TENT5A gene encoding terminal nucleotidyltransferase 5A isoform X2 — translated: MAEGEGYFAMAEDELAGGPYIPLGGDFGGGDFGGGGGGGFGGHCLDYCESPTAHCNVLNWEQVQRLDGILSETIPIHGRGNFPTLELQPSLIVKVVRRRLAEKRIGVRDVRLNGSAASHVLHQDSGLGYKDLDLIFCADLRGEEEFQTVKDVVLDCLLDFLPEGVNKEKITPLTLKEAYVQKMVKVCNDSDRWSLISLSNNSGKNVELKFVDSLRRQFEFSVDSFQIKLDSLLLFYECSENPMTETFHPTIIGESVYGDFHEAFDHLCNKIIATRNPEEIRGGGLLKYCNLLVRGFRPASDEIKTLQRYMCSRFFIDFSDIGEQQRKLESYLQNHFVGLEDRKYDYLMTLHGVVNESTVCLMGHERRQTLNLITMLAIRVLADQNVIPNVANVTCYYQPAPYVADANFSNYYIAQVQPVFTCQQQTYSTWLPCN